One region of Sulfurisphaera ohwakuensis genomic DNA includes:
- a CDS encoding carboxypeptidase M32 has translation MPFENIKELVEEYKKIWSLNYALSLMSWDRETYMPPADASIRGEVTGIFSELIKEEYLKLNNLVQKYEGKENLSDEEKGFIRVLNREIKYYVKVPIEIIKELDKIISEALIVWRNAKNEGNFGKFKPYLEKIVDLERKIAEYLGYEKHPYNALLDLYEEGFTVDDGDRIFNILLPNLKDILDKVREKGYYPASHPLESVEYEIKDMEKVNREILKLLKMPEDSFRMDVSAHPFTIRISGSDVRITTRYEGKDFKETIYSVVHESGHAIYELLIDKSLEMTPLAQGASTGIHESQSRFWENIIGRSKEFIHLVFPILKNNLSFLKEYDEEELHKYVNTVRPSLIRVDADEVTYNFHIALRYEIEKKLLNEDIKVEELPEIWNDFMEKYLGIRPKNDGEGVLQDIHWSQGSIGYFPTYTLGNVVAGMIYSSYKNLKYDISQGNFDNVKSWLREKICKYGATYSPKELLMRAFGKTYDPNDLLKYLREKYLSI, from the coding sequence ATGCCTTTTGAGAACATAAAAGAGCTCGTTGAAGAATATAAAAAGATCTGGAGTTTAAATTATGCTTTAAGTTTAATGAGTTGGGATAGAGAAACTTACATGCCCCCAGCTGACGCTTCCATAAGAGGAGAAGTTACTGGAATATTTAGTGAGTTAATTAAGGAGGAATATCTAAAACTTAACAATTTGGTTCAGAAATATGAAGGAAAAGAGAATTTATCTGATGAAGAGAAAGGTTTCATTAGGGTACTAAATAGAGAAATTAAGTATTATGTTAAAGTTCCTATAGAGATAATTAAGGAGCTAGACAAGATAATATCTGAGGCGTTAATAGTTTGGAGAAATGCAAAGAATGAAGGAAATTTCGGTAAGTTTAAACCCTATTTAGAGAAAATTGTGGATTTGGAGAGGAAGATTGCTGAGTATTTAGGATATGAAAAACATCCCTATAACGCACTTTTAGACCTATATGAAGAGGGATTTACGGTTGATGATGGTGATAGAATATTCAATATACTACTCCCTAATCTAAAGGACATACTAGATAAAGTAAGAGAAAAAGGCTATTATCCGGCTTCCCATCCATTAGAAAGTGTTGAATATGAGATTAAAGATATGGAAAAAGTAAATAGAGAAATTCTGAAATTACTAAAAATGCCGGAAGACTCATTTAGAATGGATGTTTCAGCTCATCCTTTTACGATTAGAATTTCTGGGAGTGATGTGAGAATAACTACTAGATATGAGGGGAAGGATTTCAAGGAGACAATTTACTCAGTTGTTCATGAAAGTGGACATGCTATTTATGAGTTACTTATTGATAAAAGCCTAGAAATGACTCCATTAGCCCAAGGTGCATCTACTGGAATTCATGAATCTCAATCTAGATTTTGGGAGAACATAATAGGAAGAAGTAAGGAGTTTATTCATCTTGTCTTTCCGATTTTGAAAAATAATCTTTCATTTTTGAAGGAGTATGATGAAGAAGAGCTACACAAGTATGTAAATACTGTTAGGCCAAGTTTGATTAGAGTAGATGCTGATGAAGTAACTTATAATTTTCATATAGCGTTAAGATATGAGATTGAGAAGAAGCTACTGAACGAAGATATTAAAGTTGAGGAATTACCAGAAATATGGAATGATTTCATGGAAAAATACTTAGGAATTAGACCAAAAAATGATGGTGAAGGTGTTTTACAAGATATTCATTGGTCTCAGGGGTCAATAGGTTACTTCCCTACATATACTTTAGGCAATGTAGTAGCTGGAATGATATATTCTTCTTATAAGAACTTGAAATATGATATATCCCAAGGAAATTTTGATAATGTTAAATCATGGTTACGTGAAAAAATATGTAAGTATGGTGCTACTTATTCTCCTAAAGAGTTACTAATGAGAGCTTTTGGAAAAACTTACGATCCTAATGATTTGCTTAAGTATTTAAGAGAGAAGTATCTAAGTATTTGA